GAATTTCGGTCTGTGACGATCGCACCGATCACGCGATCCGTTCCGTCATCGTCGGCAAACATCAGCCGTCTTCGGCCAACAGCATCTCCAGCGTTGACCGCATGTCCTTTTCCCCCTCGTTGCCCTGCCAGTTCATTTCGCCATACCAAGACCGTCGCAGAAAGCCGTCTTTGTCAATCAAATAGACTGATGGCCAGATCCGATTTCCCCAAGCGTTCCAATTGGAAGATTCCAAATCCAAAAGAATCGGGTATCGGATGCCTTCGCGTTTTGCCGCCGACGCTACTTTGTCGCCATCTCGTTCGGCGGAGGTTTCAGGACGCTGGATACCCAACACCACCAGATCATCGTCCGCATAATCGGAATACCAGGCGGTGTAGTGCGGCAGATTGCGAATGCAGTTGATGCACTGAAAAGCGTAAAAGTGAACAACCACCACTTTGCCTCGCAGGTCGGCCAGTCGGACCGGTTCGCCCTGGATCCATGTCACGCCGGCATCTTGAATCTCGGGTGCAAAGGGAAGTTTGCGACGGACTTGTGAGAAATCGAATGCAGGGCCGGTCAACGAACCCAGCCGCCCACGCTGGGTGTCGGTCAGAGCGCCGACCACCGTTTCGCGTTCGGTCTGCTGTAACTTGGCGACTTGTCGGGCCGCTTCGCCGGCCTCCAATTCTTGCTTCTTTAACTTGGCAGCGATCCGCCGGCTCTCCGATTCGGTTTTGGCAAAAGCATCGGCGAAACGCTGGATCTGCGACGATGTCAGTTCCAGACCCTCGCGGACATCGTCCAACAAGACCATCCGCGTTCCCAGTGCCTGTCGCCGCAACTGCATCAGGCGATCAAACTGAGACGAATTCAAAATCGACTTCAATTCGCGTTGAAGCTTTGCCGTCAAATCCGCGACCGTCTTCTGATACGGCTCCGGCTTGGTGTTTCCGGTGGTCATCAGGTTCAGCTGCGGGAACCACTGTGCGTCGATGCCTTTGACCACACCAAATAGGCTGCGTTTCTGGTCGCTGGTTAACTCCAGGTCCTTGTGCACGGCATCATCGCGAATCATTTGCAACAGCACGGGTGGCAAGTCGGCCGTTGTCGGCTCGGACGCTTCCGCATTCACCAGCGGCACCGATGTTATGAAAACCAGGACGCAATGGGTCAGTGCCGAAGTCAGGATGGAAGACCGCATGGTGAGCATCACCCGGGTTGGTAGATAAGGGAGACCAAGTCGGCGACCGGCGGCTGCGGACCAGGTAGAAAAGTCAGGCAACAATCGCTGAGTCGTCACCCCAAAACGCAGCGTTCCCCACCAAAATAGCGGATCAGCTTGGCAGACCGCCGGATGCCGGTGATCCGCGACGTCCCGTTTTCTGGCGACTGTCCGTCTTCATCAAATTCACACGTTTTTTTGGCACTCCAGGTGGCCCCCGAAGTTTGCCCAGCTTCACTCGTTGGAGTACCATCAGAGGGTCCCTAACCTCTGCAATGAATGCGACCGACCACGGTTGCCCCATACTCTTTTCCGCTGATTCGATCACCATGAAGCGTTTGTTCACTGCGGTCTTGGCCGCTGGTTGCTTGTTCGGAACTGCGTCGGCCGATGTCACTTTCAATGCGGTCGGCGAACAGGTGACCATTGATTTCCAAGGGTTCACCGGTGCCGGTTTCGGACAGAGTGCGACGGACACTCAAGGGCAACCGCTAGGCGACGGCACGATGAACACAAGTGACTGGAGTGTTCTTACATTTTTGGATCCTGGGCTTTCCGAATTCGGTGTCAACTTTGACGAAGATATGATTTCGCCCGCACCCAACGAATTTGCACAGGGCAGCTCCAGCGGTTCGACCGCACAGTCTGGTGTTTACAGCTTCGCAACCGGAAAATCCAACACCAATGACGCCGCGCTCGGGTTTCGTCCGGAAGACGATAGCGTTTTCGATGAGGGCGATTTCACGCTGCGTCTCGCGAACAACACTGGATCCAGTTTGTCATCATTCGCCGTGACGTTCTCGGTGTTTGATTTCAATGACAAGAACATGTCCACACAGCTGGATTTTTCGTTTGCCAACTTGGACGATGACCCGGCATTCACAGCAAACACCGCACTGACTCACATCACGGATTCGGACGCCGCCACCGTTCCAGACTGGGATGAAACGGTGCTCAGCACCGTCATCAACTTTGGGACGCCGATCGCCGATGGCGAGCAATTTTTCCTGCGATGGCAGGGCCAGACTGCCGTCGACGATGCTAATGCGGACCCACTGGGTGATATCGTT
The DNA window shown above is from Crateriforma spongiae and carries:
- a CDS encoding redoxin domain-containing protein encodes the protein MRSSILTSALTHCVLVFITSVPLVNAEASEPTTADLPPVLLQMIRDDAVHKDLELTSDQKRSLFGVVKGIDAQWFPQLNLMTTGNTKPEPYQKTVADLTAKLQRELKSILNSSQFDRLMQLRRQALGTRMVLLDDVREGLELTSSQIQRFADAFAKTESESRRIAAKLKKQELEAGEAARQVAKLQQTERETVVGALTDTQRGRLGSLTGPAFDFSQVRRKLPFAPEIQDAGVTWIQGEPVRLADLRGKVVVVHFYAFQCINCIRNLPHYTAWYSDYADDDLVVLGIQRPETSAERDGDKVASAAKREGIRYPILLDLESSNWNAWGNRIWPSVYLIDKDGFLRRSWYGEMNWQGNEGEKDMRSTLEMLLAEDG
- a CDS encoding PEP-CTERM sorting domain-containing protein, encoding MNATDHGCPILFSADSITMKRLFTAVLAAGCLFGTASADVTFNAVGEQVTIDFQGFTGAGFGQSATDTQGQPLGDGTMNTSDWSVLTFLDPGLSEFGVNFDEDMISPAPNEFAQGSSSGSTAQSGVYSFATGKSNTNDAALGFRPEDDSVFDEGDFTLRLANNTGSSLSSFAVTFSVFDFNDKNMSTQLDFSFANLDDDPAFTANTALTHITDSDAATVPDWDETVLSTVINFGTPIADGEQFFLRWQGQTAVDDANADPLGDIVAIDNISITAVPEPSSLLALGAVSALAARRYRRRKNG